The following proteins are co-located in the Conyzicola lurida genome:
- a CDS encoding FAD-dependent monooxygenase, whose translation MTSDSQPTIVIAGMGPVGMTAALSLALAGIPVTVLEAGDDLSTESRASTFHPPSLEILDELGVADELIATGLKAPGFQYRGHSRELIAHLDMEALAEDTRFPFRIQNEQGNVTRIIRRHLETMPHVTLRYNAPVERVEMGRDKAYVFLPGDGREPSYTADWVLAADGAGSRVRNSLGIAFEGVTYPERFLVASTTHDFLEDFDDLAYVSYIYDPDDWGVLLRTPKHWRVLFPIEQDETDAQALDPARVQERLQGVIALDEPYDIAHSTIYKVHQRLAATFGLGRVLLAGDAAHINNPLGGMGMNSGIHDAHAAVQAIRYALDGGDPARAVETYATVRRDAAAGDVQQTTQKNYDEMRERDAAQRTGRKSEMADIAADPVRLRAYLRGSSMIASFEVSKRRMTRGLTPVRPAGQLPAGRRLSDLIREGAITGAVLDAPAAASVAYLEPHHAQLLADPLHTVTAASVAPVIVGVGDEITDAAAVASATVALERSDAAAVELADHGDTPIGVVAAAVAAAHATRRDILVLATTGPFADDPVVAAIERGAEYVAAGADLLGLVGITDLADLHAVHQAVPQVPLVLVTPPGVELASLQELMLAGVRLVIAGGRVATPAALLAGN comes from the coding sequence GTGACCAGCGATTCGCAGCCAACCATCGTCATCGCGGGCATGGGCCCGGTGGGCATGACCGCCGCGTTGTCCCTCGCTCTCGCCGGGATCCCGGTCACCGTGCTCGAAGCGGGCGACGACCTCTCGACCGAGTCGCGGGCATCCACGTTCCACCCGCCGAGCCTCGAGATCCTCGACGAGCTGGGCGTCGCCGACGAGCTGATCGCGACCGGGCTCAAGGCGCCGGGCTTCCAGTACCGCGGCCACAGCCGCGAGCTGATCGCCCACCTCGACATGGAAGCACTCGCTGAGGACACCCGTTTCCCGTTCCGCATCCAGAACGAGCAGGGCAACGTCACCCGCATCATCAGACGCCACCTCGAGACGATGCCGCACGTCACGCTGCGCTACAACGCCCCGGTCGAACGCGTCGAGATGGGCCGCGACAAAGCCTATGTCTTCCTCCCCGGCGACGGCCGTGAGCCGTCGTACACCGCCGACTGGGTCCTCGCCGCCGACGGCGCCGGTTCCCGCGTCCGCAACTCGCTCGGCATCGCGTTCGAGGGCGTCACCTACCCGGAGCGCTTCCTGGTCGCGTCGACCACGCACGACTTCCTCGAGGACTTCGACGACCTGGCCTACGTCAGCTACATCTACGACCCCGACGACTGGGGAGTGCTGTTGCGCACTCCCAAGCATTGGCGCGTGCTGTTCCCCATCGAGCAGGACGAGACCGACGCGCAAGCGCTGGACCCCGCGCGCGTGCAGGAGCGCCTGCAGGGCGTGATCGCCCTCGACGAGCCGTACGACATCGCGCACAGCACGATCTACAAGGTGCACCAGCGCCTCGCCGCCACCTTCGGCCTTGGCCGCGTGCTGCTGGCCGGCGACGCCGCCCACATCAACAACCCCCTCGGCGGCATGGGCATGAACAGCGGCATCCACGACGCGCACGCCGCCGTCCAGGCGATCCGCTACGCCCTCGACGGGGGAGACCCCGCCCGCGCCGTGGAGACCTACGCGACCGTGCGCCGGGACGCGGCGGCCGGCGACGTCCAGCAGACCACGCAGAAGAACTACGACGAGATGCGCGAGCGGGATGCCGCCCAGCGCACCGGTCGCAAGTCGGAGATGGCCGACATCGCCGCCGACCCGGTGCGCCTGCGCGCCTACCTCCGCGGCAGCTCGATGATCGCCTCGTTCGAGGTCTCCAAGCGCCGCATGACGCGTGGTCTGACTCCGGTGCGCCCCGCGGGGCAGCTCCCGGCCGGACGCCGCCTCTCCGATCTGATCCGTGAGGGGGCGATCACCGGGGCCGTCCTCGACGCGCCGGCCGCGGCATCCGTCGCCTATCTGGAGCCGCACCACGCGCAACTGCTCGCCGACCCGTTGCACACCGTCACTGCCGCGAGCGTGGCTCCCGTCATCGTCGGTGTCGGCGATGAGATCACGGATGCCGCGGCAGTCGCCTCGGCGACCGTGGCACTCGAGCGGTCCGATGCCGCCGCGGTGGAGCTCGCCGACCACGGTGACACTCCGATCGGCGTCGTCGCCGCGGCGGTCGCTGCCGCCCATGCCACTCGCCGCGACATCCTCGTGCTCGCGACCACCGGTCCTTTCGCCGACGACCCGGTCGTCGCGGCGATCGAGCGCGGCGCCGAGTACGTGGCAGCCGGGGCCGATCTGCTCGGCCTCGTCGGAATCACCGATCTCGCCGACCTGCACGCCGTGCACCAGGCGGTGCCACAGGTGCCGCTCGTGCTCGTGACACCGCCCGGCGTCGAACTCGCGAGCCTGCAGGAGCTCATGCTCGCCGGAGTGCGGCTCGTCATCGCGGGCGGCCGGGTCGCAACACCCGCCGCCCTTCTGGCCGGCAACTGA
- a CDS encoding maleate cis-trans isomerase family protein, translating to MVSISSPRAQFGLILPSTNTVVEAEFNWMRVPGVSWHTGRIFIPNPVLDDDASFVAFLESLREEIGAAVKGVMTAKPDYLVMGMSAETFWGGKEGAAEFTKWMNDLSGLEVTTGAAACRAALDAYGAKRIGVITPYQPVGDQQVVDFFTQMGYEVAAIHGLKCDTATSIGDVTPEEIKAAFRAVDGPDVDLLIQAGTNLPASIVAAEMEVELGKPVLAINTATVWHAYRTNGIDDQIEGFGSLLAEH from the coding sequence ATGGTTAGCATTTCCTCCCCCCGGGCCCAGTTCGGGCTCATCCTGCCCTCGACCAACACCGTGGTCGAGGCCGAGTTCAACTGGATGCGCGTGCCCGGCGTCTCGTGGCACACCGGTCGCATCTTCATCCCCAACCCCGTGCTCGACGACGACGCATCGTTCGTCGCATTCCTCGAGAGCCTGCGCGAAGAGATCGGCGCCGCGGTGAAGGGCGTCATGACGGCAAAGCCCGACTACCTCGTGATGGGGATGTCGGCCGAAACGTTCTGGGGAGGCAAAGAGGGCGCCGCCGAATTCACGAAATGGATGAACGACCTCTCCGGCCTCGAAGTCACGACCGGAGCCGCCGCCTGCAGGGCGGCGCTCGACGCGTACGGTGCGAAGCGCATCGGCGTGATCACTCCGTACCAGCCGGTCGGCGACCAGCAGGTCGTCGACTTCTTCACCCAGATGGGCTACGAGGTCGCGGCGATCCACGGCCTCAAGTGCGACACCGCCACCTCGATCGGCGACGTCACCCCCGAGGAGATCAAGGCGGCCTTCCGTGCCGTCGACGGACCCGACGTCGACCTGCTGATCCAGGCCGGGACCAATCTGCCCGCCTCGATCGTGGCCGCGGAGATGGAGGTCGAGCTCGGCAAGCCCGTACTCGCGATCAACACGGCGACCGTCTGGCACGCCTACCGAACCAATGGAATCGACGACCAGATCGAGGGCTTCGGCTCGCTGCTGGCCGAGCACTAA
- a CDS encoding Dabb family protein: MTVHMGMLTLVETSTLADRESIRDGLEALVGVVPGLEKADVHFDLGLKDGNAALVFAMTFDSEESWRGYGAHPAHVAVIQERIAPVLASKSFVQIDGPLA, encoded by the coding sequence ATGACCGTACACATGGGAATGCTGACCCTCGTGGAGACCTCGACTCTCGCCGACCGGGAGTCGATCCGCGACGGGCTCGAGGCCCTCGTCGGAGTCGTGCCGGGACTGGAGAAGGCCGACGTGCACTTCGACCTCGGGCTGAAGGACGGAAACGCGGCGCTCGTCTTCGCGATGACCTTCGACAGCGAGGAATCCTGGCGGGGCTACGGCGCCCACCCGGCGCACGTCGCCGTGATCCAGGAGCGCATCGCGCCCGTGCTCGCCTCGAAGTCGTTCGTCCAGATCGACGGACCGCTGGCATGA
- a CDS encoding isochorismatase family protein, whose translation MTDDAADYEAAGFAGRLPFGTRPALVLVDPAEAYVNPECPLYAGVEDAAAAMRDLLAVARAAGIPVLITRVVIGPADGGIFRRKVPALRWLDPESPFSGYIEGLEPIDGETVVTKQYPSAFAGTSLAATLTALGIDTLLIAGLSTSGCIRATATDAMQSGFVPVVVREAVGDRLPGPHEANLFDIQAKIGEVVSLAAVTDYLDGARSA comes from the coding sequence ATGACGGACGACGCCGCAGACTACGAAGCAGCGGGATTCGCCGGGCGCCTGCCGTTCGGCACACGACCCGCCCTCGTGCTGGTCGATCCCGCGGAGGCGTACGTCAACCCGGAGTGCCCGCTCTACGCGGGCGTCGAGGACGCGGCTGCCGCGATGCGCGACCTGCTCGCCGTCGCGCGTGCCGCGGGGATCCCGGTGCTGATCACGCGTGTCGTGATCGGGCCCGCCGACGGCGGCATCTTCCGCCGCAAGGTGCCCGCGCTCAGGTGGCTCGATCCCGAGAGCCCGTTCTCGGGCTACATCGAGGGACTCGAGCCGATCGACGGGGAGACCGTCGTCACCAAGCAGTACCCGAGCGCATTCGCTGGTACCTCTCTGGCCGCGACGCTGACCGCTCTCGGGATCGACACCCTGCTCATCGCCGGTCTCAGCACGAGCGGCTGTATCAGGGCGACCGCGACCGATGCGATGCAATCGGGTTTTGTACCCGTCGTCGTGCGCGAGGCCGTCGGCGACCGCCTGCCCGGACCGCACGAGGCGAACCTCTTCGACATCCAGGCGAAGATCGGCGAGGTCGTCTCCCTCGCCGCCGTCACCGACTATCTCGACGGGGCGCGGTCGGCGTGA
- a CDS encoding SDR family oxidoreductase: MTRHVVVITGGAGDIGRALAAEYLAAGSEVHLVDRNPDVMQIAADSGATGHVVDLTDADAVAVLGTIVRVDVLITAVGAWPLLAFDDLTPRVWASQIDINLNSTYYAVHTLRHGLRAAVGSVVAVSSAVALKGHPQMASYAAAKAGVIGMVKALALALGPDGVRVNAVAPGLVTTPAQQEMWGAERSAAFRATRALDRDIATADVVSSVMFLASAGASSITGQTLVVDGGTVLH; this comes from the coding sequence GTGACCCGACACGTCGTCGTCATCACCGGGGGAGCGGGCGACATCGGTCGCGCGCTCGCCGCGGAGTACCTCGCCGCAGGGAGCGAAGTCCATCTTGTCGACCGGAACCCCGACGTGATGCAGATCGCGGCGGATTCCGGTGCGACCGGCCACGTCGTCGATCTGACCGACGCGGATGCCGTCGCGGTGCTGGGCACGATCGTTCGGGTCGACGTGCTCATCACCGCGGTCGGCGCGTGGCCGTTGCTCGCCTTCGACGACCTCACCCCGCGGGTGTGGGCGTCGCAGATCGACATCAACCTCAACTCCACGTACTACGCCGTCCACACTCTCCGCCACGGCCTGCGTGCGGCGGTCGGGTCCGTCGTCGCCGTCTCATCCGCGGTCGCGCTCAAGGGGCACCCGCAGATGGCGTCGTACGCCGCCGCGAAGGCCGGCGTCATCGGAATGGTCAAGGCGCTCGCACTCGCCCTCGGTCCCGACGGTGTGCGCGTGAACGCGGTCGCACCGGGGCTCGTCACCACACCCGCGCAGCAGGAAATGTGGGGCGCCGAGCGGTCCGCGGCATTCCGTGCCACGCGCGCGCTCGACCGGGATATCGCCACCGCCGATGTCGTCAGCAGTGTCATGTTCCTCGCCTCCGCGGGAGCGTCGTCCATCACCGGTCAGACGCTCGTTGTCGACGGCGGGACGGTGTTGCACTGA
- a CDS encoding alpha/beta fold hydrolase: MAVIPRPKTPGLARISTELVTIETADGWVLDALHYPARESRTVLLHLHGKGANMLGVQARFLPEMLPTVAHLSLNMRCHDLAYNTDRGDRPVAGGMYERLDDGKVDIAAAISFLRGEGYELIVVCGHSSGGYYAGEYGVTGDPVAGRVLLSPLFTNTTALGWWYPGDGELEAALTHARALVDTGRPDEIIALPSWYWAISARSLLERAAQPEGLWLDAVNRDSSPVLMMWGETEDRNAAWSGLLAQIDAPAVGGPIDGSDHWYGGYETVVADAVAGFVSGLTGVPVAVRASE, translated from the coding sequence ATGGCCGTCATCCCCCGCCCCAAGACCCCGGGACTCGCGCGTATCTCGACGGAGCTCGTCACGATCGAGACCGCCGACGGGTGGGTCCTCGACGCTCTGCACTACCCCGCTCGGGAATCGCGGACCGTCCTGCTGCATCTGCACGGCAAGGGCGCGAACATGCTCGGCGTGCAGGCCAGATTCCTGCCGGAGATGCTGCCCACGGTCGCGCACCTCTCGCTCAACATGCGCTGCCACGATCTCGCCTACAACACCGACCGGGGGGACCGACCCGTCGCCGGCGGCATGTACGAGCGGCTCGACGACGGCAAGGTCGACATCGCCGCCGCTATCTCCTTCCTCCGCGGGGAGGGATACGAATTGATCGTCGTCTGCGGCCACTCCTCCGGCGGGTACTACGCGGGGGAGTACGGCGTCACCGGCGACCCCGTCGCCGGCCGTGTCCTGCTCTCCCCGCTCTTCACCAACACCACCGCGCTGGGCTGGTGGTACCCCGGCGACGGCGAACTCGAGGCGGCCTTGACGCACGCCCGTGCGCTCGTCGACACTGGCCGTCCCGACGAGATCATCGCGTTGCCCTCCTGGTATTGGGCGATTTCGGCTCGGTCGTTGCTCGAGCGTGCCGCGCAGCCGGAAGGACTCTGGCTCGACGCCGTCAACCGCGACTCCTCGCCCGTGCTGATGATGTGGGGTGAGACCGAGGACCGCAACGCGGCCTGGAGCGGTCTGCTCGCGCAGATCGACGCTCCGGCGGTCGGTGGCCCGATCGATGGCAGCGACCACTGGTACGGCGGATACGAGACGGTCGTGGCCGACGCGGTCGCCGGGTTCGTCTCCGGTCTCACCGGCGTCCCGGTCGCGGTTCGCGCGAGTGAATAG
- a CDS encoding MFS transporter codes for MNRTPSAPFAIAIAVATTVCGVLPVFLAGSLSVQATADLGLTAAILGIVIAVFWASSSLFSARAGRVAEVWGVRPTLALAVSLALVAMVGVALLSPSWHWFAGWMVLAGAANGFGHPPSNALILAAVPAGRTGAAFGVKQAAIPISTLCAGLAVPLLALTFGWRATFVVGAALCIAALATILIAVPRLPVRAKAAKGQAGITGPLRRYFSLMAVSGFLGVAQANVVGGFTVATASERGFGPAEAGYIVGAASVAGIVVRIAVGIAADRGIGGTMSTVALMLFLGALGLGGIAFGSGPVFIAGCVLAFGAGWGWNGLVHYTIAQRAGAFTASATGLVQGGAYAGGAVGPLLFGALVSHSGLGVGWVAAATCAVAAAIVAYAASRLEGGLSGTGPASSLPPSPARSA; via the coding sequence GTGAATAGGACTCCGTCGGCGCCGTTCGCCATCGCGATCGCCGTCGCCACCACCGTGTGCGGGGTGCTTCCCGTGTTTCTCGCCGGGAGTCTGTCCGTGCAGGCGACGGCGGACCTGGGGCTCACCGCCGCCATTCTCGGCATCGTCATCGCGGTGTTCTGGGCGTCATCGTCCCTCTTCTCGGCCCGCGCCGGCCGGGTGGCCGAGGTGTGGGGCGTGCGGCCGACGCTCGCGCTCGCCGTGTCGCTCGCGCTCGTGGCGATGGTCGGAGTCGCTCTCTTGTCGCCGTCGTGGCACTGGTTCGCGGGATGGATGGTTCTCGCGGGTGCGGCCAACGGATTCGGCCACCCGCCATCGAACGCGCTCATCCTCGCGGCCGTTCCCGCCGGTCGGACCGGTGCGGCGTTCGGCGTGAAGCAGGCCGCGATCCCGATCTCGACCCTGTGCGCCGGGCTCGCCGTTCCCCTGCTCGCACTGACGTTCGGGTGGCGGGCCACCTTCGTCGTGGGCGCCGCTCTCTGCATTGCCGCGCTGGCCACCATCCTGATCGCCGTTCCGAGACTCCCCGTCCGCGCGAAGGCGGCGAAGGGGCAGGCCGGAATCACGGGCCCGCTGCGTCGCTACTTCTCGCTGATGGCCGTCTCCGGTTTTCTCGGGGTCGCCCAGGCGAACGTCGTGGGCGGTTTCACCGTCGCCACCGCCAGCGAACGCGGGTTCGGGCCGGCCGAGGCAGGGTACATCGTGGGCGCGGCGAGCGTGGCCGGCATCGTCGTGCGTATCGCCGTCGGCATCGCGGCCGACCGCGGCATCGGAGGCACGATGAGCACGGTCGCGCTCATGCTGTTCCTCGGTGCACTGGGTCTCGGCGGAATCGCCTTCGGCAGCGGGCCGGTCTTCATCGCCGGATGCGTACTCGCGTTCGGTGCCGGCTGGGGCTGGAACGGGCTCGTGCACTACACGATCGCCCAGCGCGCCGGCGCGTTCACCGCGTCTGCCACGGGGCTCGTACAGGGCGGTGCCTACGCGGGCGGAGCCGTCGGTCCGCTCCTCTTCGGCGCGCTGGTGTCGCACTCCGGCCTCGGGGTCGGCTGGGTCGCGGCGGCGACCTGCGCGGTCGCCGCCGCGATCGTGGCGTATGCCGCTTCACGGCTGGAGGGTGGGCTCAGCGGGACCGGCCCGGCGAGCTCTCTTCCGCCATCGCCCGCGAGATCTGCTTAG
- a CDS encoding IclR family transcriptional regulator, which translates to MTAADEPTLPKKVPGAESSRKLLQLLLSFTVSTPTWTVADLSANLDMPQSMVYRYVGLLREVGLLDSAGGKSYRVTDLAQSLAEAASVARAPLAEVALPFMTAVRDEIDETVLVSRRSGWYSYCVERVESRQPVRLQFERGQAMSLHSGSMSRLLLASMNENDRESYFSRFSDVIDRDRMPRLSNEALQEISDRGFTESFEEVDEGIWGVAAAITVGGDVIATVGTAAPIYRVDETQRARTTELIIEAAKQISRAMAEESSPGRSR; encoded by the coding sequence ATGACGGCCGCGGACGAACCCACCCTGCCGAAAAAGGTGCCGGGCGCCGAGAGCAGCCGCAAACTCCTGCAGTTGTTGCTGAGTTTCACCGTCAGCACCCCGACCTGGACCGTGGCGGATCTCAGTGCGAACCTCGATATGCCGCAGTCGATGGTCTACCGCTACGTCGGTCTGCTGCGCGAGGTCGGGCTGCTCGATTCCGCCGGCGGCAAGAGCTACCGCGTCACCGACCTCGCCCAGAGCCTCGCCGAGGCGGCGAGCGTCGCCCGCGCACCCCTCGCCGAGGTGGCTCTGCCGTTTATGACCGCGGTGCGCGACGAGATCGACGAGACGGTCCTGGTCAGCCGCCGCAGCGGGTGGTACAGCTATTGCGTCGAGCGGGTCGAGTCCCGCCAGCCGGTGCGCCTGCAGTTCGAGCGTGGACAGGCGATGTCGCTGCACTCCGGCTCGATGTCGCGGCTGCTGCTCGCCTCGATGAACGAGAACGACCGCGAATCCTACTTCTCCCGGTTCTCCGATGTGATCGACAGAGACCGGATGCCGCGGCTGAGCAACGAGGCCCTTCAGGAGATCAGCGACCGGGGCTTCACCGAGAGCTTCGAAGAGGTCGACGAGGGAATCTGGGGTGTCGCCGCTGCCATCACGGTGGGAGGCGACGTCATCGCGACCGTCGGCACGGCCGCACCGATCTACCGGGTCGACGAGACGCAGCGCGCTCGTACGACGGAATTGATCATCGAGGCCGCTAAGCAGATCTCGCGGGCGATGGCGGAAGAGAGCTCGCCGGGCCGGTCCCGCTGA
- a CDS encoding long-chain-fatty-acid--CoA ligase, protein MTNPAYQTLSVAAILKESAERTPDAIAIEVGGEEISYSRLWDETRAYAGGLRARGVGPGHAVAMLVPNVADFPRVYYAILSLGAIVVPVHALLKADEIEFVLRDSGSRILVCAAPLLEQGAWGAVQAGVPVFSVLSPEPSEGIPQLEALAADAEPIDTYVPRSPLDTATILYTSGTTGRPKGAEGSHFSLVEQANTLLLNTFDLRSDDTILGCLPLFHTFGQTCTLNTGFRVGAKLVLLPRFTGDVALRALIDSECTVIMGVPTMYIALLEAAKHTDERPKLRYAVSGGASLPVAVIERFKEEFGVEIYEGYGLTETSPVASFNHVGREPRAGSIGQAIWGVDVEIAKSDLEESIELLPVDELGEIVIRGHNLMSGYLNRDDESDKAVVDGWFRTGDLGTKDADGYLWIVDRKKDMILRNGYNVYPREVEEVISRHPDVASVAVFGVAHEVHGQEVMACVVLSGDATVEPQALVEWTKEKVAAYKYPRRVEIVESLPLGPSGKVLKRELVAKYETAESENVESPAQV, encoded by the coding sequence ATGACGAACCCGGCCTATCAGACGCTTTCCGTGGCTGCCATCCTCAAGGAATCGGCCGAGCGCACGCCCGACGCGATCGCGATCGAGGTCGGCGGGGAAGAGATCAGCTACTCCCGGCTCTGGGACGAGACGCGCGCATACGCGGGCGGACTCCGGGCTCGCGGCGTCGGCCCCGGCCACGCGGTCGCCATGCTCGTTCCGAACGTCGCCGACTTCCCCCGCGTCTACTACGCGATCCTCAGCCTCGGCGCGATCGTCGTGCCGGTGCACGCGCTGCTCAAAGCCGACGAGATCGAGTTCGTTCTGCGCGACTCCGGCTCGCGCATCCTGGTCTGCGCGGCCCCGCTGCTCGAGCAGGGCGCCTGGGGTGCCGTGCAGGCGGGCGTGCCCGTATTCTCCGTACTCTCGCCCGAACCGTCCGAGGGCATCCCACAGCTCGAGGCGCTCGCCGCCGACGCCGAGCCCATCGACACCTACGTGCCCCGCTCGCCGCTCGACACCGCGACGATCCTCTACACGAGCGGCACCACCGGCCGCCCCAAGGGTGCCGAGGGCAGCCACTTCTCGCTCGTCGAACAGGCGAACACCCTGCTGCTGAACACCTTCGACCTGCGCAGCGACGACACGATCCTCGGCTGCCTGCCGCTCTTCCACACCTTCGGCCAGACCTGCACGCTCAACACCGGCTTCCGCGTGGGCGCCAAGCTCGTGCTGCTTCCCCGCTTCACCGGCGATGTCGCCCTGCGCGCACTCATCGACAGCGAGTGCACCGTCATCATGGGTGTGCCCACGATGTACATCGCGCTGCTCGAGGCCGCGAAGCACACCGACGAGCGCCCGAAGCTGCGCTACGCCGTCTCCGGCGGTGCGTCGCTGCCCGTCGCGGTGATCGAGCGCTTCAAAGAGGAATTCGGCGTCGAGATCTACGAGGGCTACGGCCTCACCGAGACCTCGCCGGTCGCGAGCTTCAACCACGTCGGCCGCGAGCCGCGCGCCGGCAGCATCGGGCAGGCCATCTGGGGCGTCGACGTCGAGATCGCCAAGTCCGACCTCGAGGAGTCGATCGAACTGCTGCCCGTCGACGAACTCGGCGAGATCGTCATCCGCGGCCACAACCTGATGAGCGGCTACCTCAACCGCGACGACGAGTCGGACAAGGCGGTCGTCGACGGTTGGTTCCGCACCGGCGACCTCGGCACCAAGGACGCCGACGGCTACCTGTGGATCGTCGACCGCAAAAAAGACATGATCCTGCGCAACGGCTATAACGTGTACCCCCGCGAGGTCGAAGAAGTCATCAGCAGGCACCCGGATGTCGCGAGCGTCGCGGTTTTCGGTGTGGCCCACGAGGTCCACGGCCAGGAGGTCATGGCGTGCGTCGTGCTCTCCGGAGACGCGACGGTCGAACCGCAGGCCCTCGTCGAGTGGACGAAGGAGAAGGTCGCCGCCTACAAATATCCGCGTCGCGTCGAGATCGTCGAGAGCCTGCCCCTCGGCCCGAGCGGCAAGGTGCTCAAGCGCGAACTCGTGGCGAAGTACGAGACTGCCGAGAGCGAAAATGTGGAGTCGCCCGCGCAAGTGTGA
- a CDS encoding PLP-dependent cysteine synthase family protein, protein MTIIGDARGVRQAGNAGILSSVTDLIGNTPIVELHNLAAGLDCRVLVKLESRNPGGSSKDRIALNLIRTAEADGSLKPGATIVESSSGNTGIGLALVGRLTGHPVIIIHSAFISAEKRALLTAYGAELIEADWEAGPENPQNARAIADRIAAEIPNAWRSSQYVNEANPAAHFATTGPEIWEQTDATVTHFVAGIGTGGTVTGTGRFLKSISGGAVRVVGANPVGSTYGGEPASTIIVDGVGTRWPEENWPSIFDKTVTDEILTIPDAVVYDTVRRLAVEESLLLGPSSGLAVAAALQVGRTAPAGSVIVVIAPDGGGNYLSKAFNDNWLDTVGVNADGFADGSGD, encoded by the coding sequence ATGACCATTATCGGAGACGCCAGAGGGGTGCGCCAGGCAGGCAATGCCGGCATCCTTTCCTCCGTGACCGACCTCATCGGAAACACCCCGATCGTCGAGTTGCACAACCTCGCGGCCGGGTTGGACTGTCGGGTACTGGTGAAGCTGGAGAGCCGTAACCCCGGAGGATCGTCGAAAGACCGGATCGCACTCAACCTGATCCGCACCGCCGAGGCCGACGGCTCGCTCAAGCCCGGCGCCACGATCGTGGAATCGAGCTCCGGCAACACCGGAATCGGCCTCGCCCTCGTCGGTCGCCTCACCGGACACCCCGTCATCATCATCCACAGCGCGTTCATCTCGGCCGAGAAGCGTGCGCTGCTGACCGCGTACGGTGCCGAGCTGATCGAGGCCGACTGGGAGGCGGGCCCAGAGAACCCGCAGAACGCGCGGGCCATCGCCGACCGCATCGCGGCCGAGATCCCGAATGCCTGGCGCTCGTCGCAGTACGTCAACGAGGCGAACCCGGCCGCGCACTTCGCCACCACCGGCCCCGAGATCTGGGAGCAGACCGACGCCACGGTGACGCACTTCGTCGCCGGCATCGGCACGGGCGGCACCGTCACCGGCACCGGCCGGTTCCTCAAGAGCATCAGCGGCGGAGCCGTGCGCGTCGTCGGCGCGAACCCGGTCGGATCGACCTACGGCGGCGAACCGGCGAGCACGATCATCGTCGACGGCGTCGGAACGCGCTGGCCCGAAGAGAACTGGCCCTCGATCTTCGACAAGACCGTCACGGACGAGATTTTGACGATCCCCGACGCCGTCGTCTACGACACCGTGCGCCGACTCGCGGTCGAGGAGTCGCTGCTCCTCGGCCCGTCGTCGGGACTCGCGGTCGCCGCGGCACTGCAGGTGGGGCGTACCGCCCCCGCCGGCTCGGTGATCGTGGTGATCGCCCCCGACGGCGGCGGCAACTACCTGAGCAAGGCATTCAACGACAACTGGCTCGACACCGTGGGCGTCAACGCCGACGGTTTCGCCGACGGATCGGGCGACTGA